One genomic window of Macaca mulatta isolate MMU2019108-1 chromosome 8, T2T-MMU8v2.0, whole genome shotgun sequence includes the following:
- the PPP2CB gene encoding serine/threonine-protein phosphatase 2A catalytic subunit beta isoform isoform X1: MELFRIGGKSPDTNYLFMGDYVDRGYYSVETVTLLVALKVRYPERITILRGNHESRQITQVYGFYDECLRKYGNANVWKYFTDLFDYLPLTALVDGQIFCLHGGLSPSIDTLDHIRALDRLQEVPHEGPMCDLLWSDPDDRGGWGISPRGAGYTFGQDISETFNHANGLTLVSRAHQLVMEGYNWCHDRNVVTIFSAPNYCYRCGNQAAIMELDDTLKYSFLQFDPAPRRGEPHVTRRTPDYFL, translated from the exons ATGGAACTCTTTAGAATTGGTGGAAAATCACCAGATACAAACTACTTATTCATGGGTGACTATGTAGACAGAGGATATTATTCAGTGGAGACTGTGACTCTTCTTGTAGCATTAAAG GTGCGTTATCCAGAACGCATTACAATATTGAGAGGAAATCACGAAAGCCGACAAATTACCCAAGTATATGGCTTTTATGATGAATGTCTGCGAAAGTATGGGAATGCCAACgtttggaaatattttacagATCTTTTTGATTATCTTCCACTTACAGCTTTAGTAGATGGacag ATATTCTGCCTCCATGGTGGCCTCTCTCCATCCATAGACACACTGGATCATATAAGAGCCCTGGATCGCTTACAGGAAGTTCCACATGAG GGCCCAATGTGTGATCTGTTATGGTCAGATCCAGATGATCGTGGTGGATGGGGTATTTCACCACGTGGTGCTGGCTACACATTTGGACAAGACATTTCTGAAACCTTTAACCACGCCAATGGTCTCACACTGGTTTCTCGTGCCCACCAGCTTGTAATGGAG GGATACAATTGGTGTCATGATCGGAATGTGGTTACTATTTTCAGTGCACCCAATTACTGTTACCGTTGTGGGAACCAGGCTGCTATCATGGAATTAGATGACACTTTAAAATATTCCTT